The Stieleria maiorica genome includes the window TCCGACCGTCGATCGGGATGTTCTCTCCGGCCAATTGATCGGGGTAGCCTTCACCGTTCCAGTGTTCGTGATGGTACAGCACGCCCGGCAGGATGTCTTGCAGGGCTTCGAGTTCCTGCAGAATGCGCCAGCCCGAATCGGTGTGCGTTTCGATGATGGCCCGTTCTTCGTCGTTCAGCCGATTGGGTTTTTGCAGCACGCCGTCGGGGATGGCGATTTTGCCGACATCGTGCAACAGTCCGGTCAAATAAATCCGTTCGCATTCGGCGGTCGTGAATCCGATTTTGGATGCCAGGTACCGGGCGAAGCTGGCGACGCGTTCGCTGTGCCCGCAGGTGTACGGGTCGCGTGCTTCGACGGCATTGACGAGTGCCCGGATGACGTCGGTAAAAAGTTCTTCTTTCTGACGCAGCAAACGGATGTTGTTCAACTGGGCGGCCAACTGATTGGTCGCCGTCTCCATCAACGAGGCTTGGACGGTGGTGAACCCGAGCTGGGCCCAGGGCACATCGTCGATGTCATCTTTGACGCGATTGCAGGCCATCACCCAGCCGTGCAGTCGTCCTTCGCTGGAGCACTCGACCACGATGTATTCATCCAGCCCTGCTACACCGCAGTGACCATCGCCGACGTTGCGATTGCGGACGACCGGTTGCAAACGCAACTCCTCGCGATGGGTGTCGATCAATTCAAAGATCGACGGATCGGGGATCAGTCCTGATCCGGTCCACAAGGGGCTGCGTTTCTGTGTTCCCGAATCGTCCACCAAAATGGCGGCGATCGACACCGCACCGACGCCGCTGACCAGCGGCATCAGGGACGCGAGCACAAACTCGTCGGTGTCTTCTTCGGTCTGCGGCAATTCCAAGCTGGACGCGAGCGCGCGGATCAGCGACAGTTCCTCGAAATCCTGCATGACCTGGTTGGTCAACGAGTCGACTTCGGCCAGCAACTGTTTACTTTCGTTGCGTGCGATTTCCAGTTCCAACAGCGTCGTCGCGTGACGTCCGATGCGGTCGGCTTGATCGGTCGGGGCCGACCAGACGGCGACCCCGCCGGCGGGTAGCGCGAGGGCTTGGCGGACGGTGGACGAACCGGTGGTGATTTCGGTGTGCACGCGGTGCGGATCGGCGGTCGCTTGCACGACCAACGGATGGCCCCCTTGCCGCGCTTCGACGACGGTGACGGACAGCCCGATCCCTTCGGCCAAAATGTGTGCCAGTGAACCGTCCAGTGTGCCTTGGTCGTAAGTGCAGACCTTGACGGCGGCGGTCGAGCCATCGTCGGTCGTTTCATGAATCGTTCCGTTTGCCCCAGCCGACCAACTCATGCCTCTGCTCCCGGTAAGCCTGTTGACGGTGCTCCGGTCAGCGGGGTGGAGCCGACCGGGGCGGGTGGACTGGTTGCCCCGGTCGCCTGTTGCTCGATCGCATCGGAGACCGCCGACACGACCGTTCCGGGGCTGAACGGTTTGCCGAACACCGTGTGGATGTTTAGTTTGACCACGCGGGGGTCGCGTGATAATTCCAGCTGCCGTCCGGTGACCAGGAAGCAGGGCAGCGTTGCGTCCATTTCGCGGACCCGTTCGATCAATTCGATTCCCGACATGATCGGCATCTCGTGATCGCTGACGACCGCCGCGACTTGGGTGTCACAAAAGGTTTTCCAGGCCTCGCCGCCGTTGCCACAGGTGATCGGTTCGAATCCGCTGGATTTGAACTTGAATGACAACACGCGGGCCAATCCGGGGTTGTCTTCGGCGACAAGGATTTTTCGGTTTTTATTGGGCATTTCGATTCGCTGGATCAATGTCTAAACGGTGGTTGCGGCAACGTCGGCGGGAACCGGCGCATCACCGGTTGCATCGGCGTCTTCGGACGCTTCGTCTTGGACGACCTTGCAAAATTTGTCGACCAATTCCGGATCGTGAATGCCTTGCTTGGCGCGGTGTCGCAGAATCTCGATCGCTTCGGCTTGCGATTTGGCGCGTCGGAACGGTCGATCATTGGTCAGGGCGCTGTAGACGTCGACGATCCCGACGATCTGTGCTTTGAGCGGAATCTCATTGCCCCGTAACCCGTCCGGATAACCGGTGCCGTCGAAGTGTTCTTTGTGGTGGCGGATGATGGGCAACACGGGCGCCAACGGTTTCAGCGGCGCGCAGATATCACAGCCGACCCGAGGATGCTGGTGAAACAACGCCCGCTCGCGTGGCGTCAGCGGTCCCGTTTTCTCGAGGATCGAATCAGGGATCGCGATCTTGCCGACGTTGTGCAGGATGGCCCCGTAGCGGAGCATTTTCAGTTCCGCGGCATCGAGTCCGAGGGCTTTCCCGAACGCGACGGCGAAGTTGGCGGCTTGCTCGACGTGGCCGCTGCTGTAACCGTCTTTGCTGGCCACGGCACGGGCCAGCGACAGCGCGACGCTTTCGGCACCGATCAATTCGGCGTTGCCTTTATGCAACCGCGTGATCGATCGCAACCGGACGGTCAGCTCGCCGCGGTTGATCGGTTTGCTCAAAAACTCGTCGGCGCCGGCTTGGACCGCTTCGTTGATTTCTTCGTTGGACCCGGTGGTCGTCAACATCACGATCGGAATGGTCCGGTATTGCATGTCGCTTTTCAGTTCGCGACAGACCATCAAGCCGTCCATGCCGCCGCTCAATCCGGCGTCCAACAGGATCGCATGCGGTTCCGGCGTGGCGGTCGCGATGGCGTACGCGTCGGGACCGTTGGTCGCTTCGATGATCTCGTAGGATTCGCCGGCCAGCCCCATCCGCAACAGCTTGCGGATCGTGGCGTTGCCGTCGGCGACCAATACCCTCATCTTGCGCTCGGCATCGACGGCCGCCTGCGAAAACGACTCTGCGAATCCGGTAGCGAATCCGTTGTTCAGCTCAGTGCTTGGCATGGTGATCGACCCTTCGGTTCCCCGTACTGGTTCAAATGGTGCTCAGCGCAAGTGGTGTATTGGGCGAGTGATGGTTTGGGCAAGTGGTAAGTGGAAATGGGTTTAGACGGCGGCCAAGTCAAGTTTCATCACCGCATCTTCGGGCCGCAGCGTTCGTTCGACTGCCGGTTCATCACTCATTTCCGCCTCGCGTGGCAAACGGATGGTGAACATGGTTCCGGTGTCGACAACGCTTTCCACGTCGATGGTCCCGCCGTGCAGTTCGGTCAGGTGTTTGATGATCGCCAAGCCCAGGCCGGTGCCGATGCCTTGGTCTGCGATGGCAGCTTGGTAATAGGGCTCGAACAGGTGTTCCATGTGTTCGGGGGCGATGCCGCGACCGGTGTCACGCACGCTGATGCGGAACATGTGCTTTTCATCGGGCCGGATCTGCACGATCACGCTGCCGCCGTTGGAGTTGTATTTGATGGCGTTGGAGAGCAGGTTCAATAAGATTTGTCGCAGCCGCAGCGGGTCGGCGACCACTTCGTCCAGTTCCGCGTCGACCTGGGCGGTGACCGAGATCTCTTCGTCTTTGGCTCGAACGCTGACCATCGAAACACACTGGTCGACCAATTCGGCCAGTGCGACCGGTTGCGGCGCCAATCGGATCATGCCCGCCTCGGCCTTGGCGTAGTCCAGAATGTCGTTGACCAGTGCCAACAGGTGTTGTGCGGAGTCGTCGATGTCTTGAACGAACTCGCGTTGCGATTCGTTTAGATCGCCCGTGCTGCCGTCCAGCAAGGTTTCGCTGATGGCGGTGATCGTCGAAAGCGGTGTGCGGACCTCGTGCGAAGTTTGCCGCAGCGCTTGGGCGCGCATCGCAACGAGTTGTTCCTGGATCTGGTTTTCCAACGCCCGCTGTTTTTCTTCGCGCTGAAGCCGGTAACTTGCCAAGAGGACTCGCACCGTCAGATACAGCACCGCACCGAGTGCCGCCATATCGCGGACCGCATCAAAGATCGGACTCCACGTCGTCGGTTGCGCGGCGTAATAGAGCTGCGCGAACATGGTTGCGGTGACGACGGCAACGATCGCGCTGGCCAAACCCAACGCGCGACGGCGCACCAGCGCATAGGCCGATCCGACAGCCGCCAGGTAGTACAGAATCAGCACGAAACGATCTTCGAACGCGATCTGGTGCATCAAGACGAGAAAACCGACGGCCCCGCCGAAAATCAAGCTGTCAGGGCCGAACGTTCGAGAGAGTTTCTGTTTCAACGCGTGCATAGTGGTGTGCTCCGACGGTTGGAATCGCCCCACCAGGGCGGTTTTCGTCATCGAACACTACGTTGCACTTTTCATCGAATCTTCGGATTCCGACTTTGCGTCGGTATCAGCCCCCCCGCACACCATGGATATTGGGGCCGTGCCGGTTGTTCATCTCGCGCGGCTTTTGCCGGTCGCGCAACCGTTTCCACGCGGATGTCGTCGATCCGATCACCGCGCTCGGGTCACTGCTTTCGGGGGACATCCCTCGCCGTCGGCAAGTCTAGATGCCGGGTCACGGAATTCGTCGACTCGCCGTCAGAGGACGCCTCATCGGACGATGTCGGGACCGGCACCAAGATCAGCCGTACCGGCGTCTCGCGGTCGGGGATCTTGGATTCAAACGGGACGAATCGCAGCGAGTCGGTATCGGCGCTGCTGGGGATCGCCACGTCCAGCATCGCGCTGGAAAAANNNNNNNNNNNNNNNNNNNNNNNNNNNNNNNNNNNNNNNNNNNNNNNNNNNNNNNNNNNNNNNNNNNNNNNNNNNNNNNNNNNNNNNNNNNNNNNNNNNNNNNNNNNNNNNNNNNNNNNNNNNNNNNNNNNNNNNNNNNNNNNNNNNNNNNNNNNNNNNNNNNNNNNNNNNNNNNNNNNNNNNNNNNNNNNNNNNNNNGGGACCGGCACCAAGATCAGCCGTACCGGCGTCTCGCGGTCGGGGATCTTGGATTCAAACGGGACGAATCGCAGCGAGTCGGTATCGGCGCTGCTGGGGATCGCCACGTCCAGCATCGCGCTGGAAAAATTGGACACGCAAATCATGTCGCCCGAATCAGCCATGTAGTGCTCTTGCTTGGTTTCTTCGTCCTGCCAGAATCCGCTGCCGGCAAACACCCACTCGGCGGTCATCGCCTGTTCGGTTTGTAAGTCCTGAACCCACTGGCGGGCATCAATGACGTGGAATTGGTCCTCGGCATCGTACCAGCAGACCCAGACACGGATGACTTGGCCGGTCGGTGGGACGAACTCGGGGCGAAATCGGACCGGGGCTCCGGGGGTCGCGTCGACGGCCAACAAGGCCGCATGGACTTCGCGTGAGCGAGCCAACGCGGCGACGATCGACTCATGTTCTTTGGTGCCGACCGGACAAGCAAACATTTCCAGCGCACCGCGTTTGAGTGCGACATAGCCGTCGACGATCACGCGTTTGCGTTGGGGATCGATCCACAATCGTCCTTGTTGGCTTAACGATTTTGCCTCCGGTGGTGGCAGAAAGGCTTCCCTTGCGATTTCTTCGGCGGTCGGACCCTCCGGTTCCCATCGGGCAGGTTGTTCTGGTGGAGCCGCGTTTGCCGCTGCCGTTGCGGCATCGAATGACTCGGGCGACGTCGCCGCGTCGCCGGGCGTAGTCTCGCTTGATGAGGGCATGTCCGGTGGCGATGGCAGTGGGCGACCGGGCGGTGCGGCGGCATCGTCCCTCGTCTCGGTCGATTCGGTTGGTGAGGTTGCTTCCGTCGGACCCGCATCGGGCGATTGATTTGCCGGGGCCGCAGGGGTGGGGCTCGGAGGGGGGCTGACGGTGGAGTCCGTCGTGTCGGAGGACGCCGAGCGATTCTCCGCGCCGGAATCGGCGACCGAGCCGGTCTCCGATCGGCCGCAACCGGGGTTGGTTGCCAACACCCAGAGCAGCACAGAGGGCAGCAAACAGGCCATGCCGAGTCGGAATCGTTTGTTCATCGAGGGAGCTGAAGAGAATGGGATCGGATGAAGTAGGACACTAGGTCGGTAGGTGCACGAGTCAAGCAAGGCGGGTAAGGTAGCGTGCCCGCTGGCAGTTCCCTTCCATCTTCACCTTTTGATCTGTACGAAACCAGTCTCCTATGTCCCGAAAGCGTCGACAACCGAAAACATCCGATTCGAGTGAACCGTCGCGACAAGCGGTCGCGGCGGAGCCGGAGTCGGGCTCCGGCGGCGAGACGCTGCTATTGGAAGAGTCGCCGCCCACGTCGGCCCAATGGACGATCTTGCGCGAGAGGATTTTGACCGATCAGCGGGACCAGCCGATCGTTGAAGTTTTCCAAGACGCCGTCTGGCGGGGCACGATATATCGTTGGGGGGTGGCGACGGCCTTCGGAAAACCGTGCGACCTGCAAATCGAATGGTTGACGCGGACGGCCGTCGGGGCGAACACGGCAGGGAAGCGGTTTTGTGGGATCGAACCCGACGCGATGGCGTGGCGGTTTCAAGAATCGTTGGTCCAGAACCCGAACAATCTGAGTGACGTCTGGAGCGTGTTGTCCTGGGCGGCCGCGATGCCCGGACTGTTACATCACTTGGAAGAAGCGGATTGGTGGAGCCTGCTGGGGACGATTCAAGATTTTCGCGACGGGTTGTTGCAGCGTGACCCGACCCATCCGGCCGTGCTGATCGGTGTCGCCGAAATCGGTTTGACGCTTGCCCACCGATTGCGTGCGTTGCCGTCGTGCCGCCGATTGGCCGACAGCAGCATCGAAGCTCTGAAGCGATGGTGCGAGCAAGATGACCTGTCCGTCTCGGCCGTCCTGTCGCAGCCGCACCAGTGTCGGCTCGCCTTGGCCTCGCTGTTGCGCCAGCGTCGTTTGCTGCGCTTCGTCGGTCCGGCGAAACCGTCCAACAAGAAGAAACAGCGGAAGAACGGCAAGTCAAAATCGGATGTGGTCGGGCCTGCCTTTGAAAAATCCATCGACGAGATCGGAATCGAACTGGCCACTTGGGTGGCCGCGTTGACCGGACGAGGCGGCGTCCAGGCGTTTTCGACATTGACCACGCGTGAGGTTCAAGACGACGTGGGAAAACATGGACTGTTGACCTACGCCGCAGACCTGGACGAAGAATCCTTGCGGCCGGCGATGAAGGCCGCACTGGGAACGTCCCAATCCAAAGGCCGGCTGGCGTGGCAGGTCAGTCTGCCGGAGTCGATGTTGCATGACGAAGACGCCAGAGTCGCCTGCCTGCTTCCCGAATGGGATGTGCGACGGGGGCGAATGGTGGTCGACTACGCCGACCGCCAGACGCGACTGGAATTGGCCGCCGGGAAATCGATTCTGATCAGCGGGACGTGTGAATCGGTCGTCGTGGTCGACGGTCAGCCCCTGGAGCCAGAGGGCGATTGGGAAGCGACCTGCGAATACACCGACGACGACGTCCACTATCTGGAGTTGGAGCAGTTGCACCAGGGCGGATACGTCTTGCAGCGACAGATCATGGTGGTTCGCGAAGATCGTTGTTGTTTCTTTGCCGATGCGGTGGTTCGCGGACGTGTCCCCTCGGGATCGGCACGCTCGGCAGACAATCCCGGCGACGGTGATGGGAACGGGACCGGTCGTCGCGAGCAGCACAAGGATCCCGCCGACGCACTGCCCTTGATCGAGTACCAGGTCCGATTGCCGCTGGCTGACAAGATCGACGTCCAGGGCGAGCAGGAAACGACCGAGTTGTTCTTGGGCGATCATCGGCGACGCGCCTTGGTGATGCCGTTGTCGGCCGGCGAATGGAAAAACGCATCCTCCACGACGCGATTGCAGGCCACCGAGGATCGGCACTTGCTGCTCGCCGCGCGTGGCCGAGGCCAGCTGTTTGTACCGTTGTGGATGGATCTGTCGCGTGACCGGTTTGCCTCCAAGCGGACCTGGCGACAACTGACGGTTGGCGAGCAGTTGAAGCTGATCCCGCCGCGGACCGCCGCGGCTTTTCGGATCCAATTGGGAAAGACACAATGGATCGTGTACCGATCGATGGCTGTATCGGGACCGCGTACCTTTATGGGGAAGCAGATCATCGCGGACTTCTATTGCGCGCGATTCGATGCCGAGGAAGAGTCTTACGAAGACTTGATCACCGTGGAAGACAATCCCAGTTGATCGGGGGACACCATGTCACAATCCAATGACATCGCCGGGCTGATTCGCCGCAACTGGATGCGTGTGACGGATGAAGTTCGTCAAGCTGCCGTCGCGGCCGGGCGAGCCCCCGATTCGGTGCGCGTGATCGGGGTTTCCAAATACGTCGACGCGGCAACCACGCGGTTGTTGTTTGACGCCGGATGTTGCGACCTGGGCGAAAGCCGCCCGCAGGTGTTGTGGCAAAAAGCCGAGACGGTCGAACGGGCGGTGCCGGAAAACGCGAACCGCTCCTTGCGTTGGCACATGATCGGCCACGTCCAGACCAACAAACTGCGTCGCATGTTGCCGCTAGGCCCGCTGATCCATTCGGTCGACAGCGAGCGTATATTGCGAGCGATCGACGGCGAGGCCCACCGTCAGGAACGTGTCGCCGAGGTCTTGTTGGAAGTAAACATCAGCGGCGACGAGAACAAGACCGGCCTCTCGCCCGATGCGGTCGGCCAGTTGTTGGAGATTCCCGACTTGAACTCGGTGCGGATCATCGGGTTGATGGCGATGGCCGGTTGGGGAACGGAGCCGTCCCAGGCGGCGAGTCAATTTCAGGATGTCGCCCAGTTGCGTGACCGGTTGGTCGCGTCGGGTGGTCACACCTTGCCCGAATTATCGATGGGCATGAGCGGTGACTTTCGAGAAGCCATCGCCGCGGGGGCGACGATGGTGCGGATCGGGTCGGCGTTGTTTGAAGGCGTGCGTTGAGCGTCACGCCTTCTTGGCGAAGGCGCGTTTCAATTCGTCCAGACTGGTCAGCCCGCGTGCGACGGTCAGCACGGCCTCGGTTTGAACGCCGTGGAAACCTTCGGATTTGGCGATCGCCGCCAGTCGTCCGACGTCCTGGGTCTTGGTCAGTGCATCACGCAGCTGTTCGCCGGGGGTGAGCATTTCGAAGATGCCGATCCGGCCCAGGTAACCCCGGCCCTGACATTGGTGACACGGGGTGATCGGCGCCGGGCGTCCGTTTTCGTCGACTTGCTGCTCAATCGGCGGCGGGATGAAGGGTTGGTACAGCAAGGTGACACGTCCCGGCGGGATGCCCAATTGTTGCAACAGCTGGGGCGGCGGCTGGAATCCGACTTTACAGTTGTCACACAGTCGCCGGACCAGTCGTTGGCCGAGGACGCAGGAAACCGACTTGGCGATCGGAACACGCTGCTCGGGGTATTGGGCGATCAAACGCACCAGTCCCTCGACCGCTCCGCCGGCGACCATCCGGGTGATGACTTTCTTTTCCGATTGGGTGACTTGGTTGAGGGCCAATTGAAACGTTTCGGCATCGACCGTTTCGGGGAACATGAAAACGTCGGGTTCCTTCAAGATCGCCTTGCGAACCGCTTCGCGAGCCGTCAAACCGGTGTTGCCGCCGTAGTAGTTGGCGTTGATGTTGATGATTTCCGGTTCGGGGCGGGCCTGATCCTCGAAGGATTGAAAGTCCCGCAAGAAGCGATCTGACGCGTTGATGCTGACGTTCCAGGTGGTCGTCAGGCCTTCGGATTTCGGCGCCGTGATCAGGACGATGTCCCCTTCGTCGTTGAGGTGCTGTTTCAGGGCGGCCGCCATCTTGTCTCGCATCCCGATATCGCTGAGCGTATCGAACGGGATCTGCAAGGAATTCAAACGCACCAGGACGCGCTCGCCCGTTTGCACACCTTGTGATTGCAGCACCAGGTCAAACTTTTCCTTCTTCAATTTGACACCGACCGATCCCGATTGGGCACTGCGGCGATCGGCGGGATTCAGTTGGCACAGTTGTTTCAGTGCGATCAACATCGCGTCGCCGGTTTCGCGATCGAGTGCGGGCAACTGTTCCCACAGGCCGTCGATCATGTACCGCATCGCGCATCCCGAGGCGGTGAAGTCGAGCAGGATCTGGGTGGCACGCGACTGGATCGCGTGCGAAATCTGCCCGGCGGCGACCTCAAATCCCGCGCCCTGACGGGTACTGATCAACAACGCTTGGACTTTCGTGTTGTCGCTCAGCTTTGGCGCGAATTCAACGGGAGCGACGGACTGCCAGAGCTGGGGTGGGGGTTGTTCGGCCATCAATTACGGGC containing:
- a CDS encoding HD-GYP domain-containing protein; translated protein: MSWSAGANGTIHETTDDGSTAAVKVCTYDQGTLDGSLAHILAEGIGLSVTVVEARQGGHPLVVQATADPHRVHTEITTGSSTVRQALALPAGGVAVWSAPTDQADRIGRHATTLLELEIARNESKQLLAEVDSLTNQVMQDFEELSLIRALASSLELPQTEEDTDEFVLASLMPLVSGVGAVSIAAILVDDSGTQKRSPLWTGSGLIPDPSIFELIDTHREELRLQPVVRNRNVGDGHCGVAGLDEYIVVECSSEGRLHGWVMACNRVKDDIDDVPWAQLGFTTVQASLMETATNQLAAQLNNIRLLRQKEELFTDVIRALVNAVEARDPYTCGHSERVASFARYLASKIGFTTAECERIYLTGLLHDVGKIAIPDGVLQKPNRLNDEERAIIETHTDSGWRILQELEALQDILPGVLYHHEHWNGEGYPDQLAGENIPIDGRILAVCDAFDAMTSDRPYRKGMSIDRATGILNEGAGTFWDPNLIQVFRRHIEEIDEIRINHQPRQPASRPAPVDGRPIIGQPGFVVPAETPQASPLAE
- a CDS encoding YggS family pyridoxal phosphate-dependent enzyme, coding for MSQSNDIAGLIRRNWMRVTDEVRQAAVAAGRAPDSVRVIGVSKYVDAATTRLLFDAGCCDLGESRPQVLWQKAETVERAVPENANRSLRWHMIGHVQTNKLRRMLPLGPLIHSVDSERILRAIDGEAHRQERVAEVLLEVNISGDENKTGLSPDAVGQLLEIPDLNSVRIIGLMAMAGWGTEPSQAASQFQDVAQLRDRLVASGGHTLPELSMGMSGDFREAIAAGATMVRIGSALFEGVR
- a CDS encoding ATPase, T2SS/T4P/T4SS family, translated to MAEQPPPQLWQSVAPVEFAPKLSDNTKVQALLISTRQGAGFEVAAGQISHAIQSRATQILLDFTASGCAMRYMIDGLWEQLPALDRETGDAMLIALKQLCQLNPADRRSAQSGSVGVKLKKEKFDLVLQSQGVQTGERVLVRLNSLQIPFDTLSDIGMRDKMAAALKQHLNDEGDIVLITAPKSEGLTTTWNVSINASDRFLRDFQSFEDQARPEPEIININANYYGGNTGLTAREAVRKAILKEPDVFMFPETVDAETFQLALNQVTQSEKKVITRMVAGGAVEGLVRLIAQYPEQRVPIAKSVSCVLGQRLVRRLCDNCKVGFQPPPQLLQQLGIPPGRVTLLYQPFIPPPIEQQVDENGRPAPITPCHQCQGRGYLGRIGIFEMLTPGEQLRDALTKTQDVGRLAAIAKSEGFHGVQTEAVLTVARGLTSLDELKRAFAKKA
- a CDS encoding response regulator: MPNKNRKILVAEDNPGLARVLSFKFKSSGFEPITCGNGGEAWKTFCDTQVAAVVSDHEMPIMSGIELIERVREMDATLPCFLVTGRQLELSRDPRVVKLNIHTVFGKPFSPGTVVSAVSDAIEQQATGATSPPAPVGSTPLTGAPSTGLPGAEA
- a CDS encoding response regulator yields the protein MPSTELNNGFATGFAESFSQAAVDAERKMRVLVADGNATIRKLLRMGLAGESYEIIEATNGPDAYAIATATPEPHAILLDAGLSGGMDGLMVCRELKSDMQYRTIPIVMLTTTGSNEEINEAVQAGADEFLSKPINRGELTVRLRSITRLHKGNAELIGAESVALSLARAVASKDGYSSGHVEQAANFAVAFGKALGLDAAELKMLRYGAILHNVGKIAIPDSILEKTGPLTPRERALFHQHPRVGCDICAPLKPLAPVLPIIRHHKEHFDGTGYPDGLRGNEIPLKAQIVGIVDVYSALTNDRPFRRAKSQAEAIEILRHRAKQGIHDPELVDKFCKVVQDEASEDADATGDAPVPADVAATTV
- a CDS encoding YdjY domain-containing protein, which codes for MNKRFRLGMACLLPSVLLWVLATNPGCGRSETGSVADSGAENRSASSDTTDSTVSPPPSPTPAAPANQSPDAGPTEATSPTESTETRDDAAAPPGRPLPSPPDMPSSSETTPGDAATSPESFDAATAAANAAPPEQPARWEPEGPTAEEIAREAFLPPPEAKSLSQQGRLWIDPQRKRVIVDGYVALKRGALEMFACPVGTKEHESIVAALARSREVHAALLAVDATPGAPVRFRPEFVPPTGQVIRVWVCWYDAEDQFHVIDARQWVQDLQTEQAMTAEWVFAGSGFWQDEETKQEHYMADSGDMICVSNFSSAMLDVAIPSSADTDSLRFVPFESKIPDRETPVRLILVPVP
- a CDS encoding sensor histidine kinase codes for the protein MTKTALVGRFQPSEHTTMHALKQKLSRTFGPDSLIFGGAVGFLVLMHQIAFEDRFVLILYYLAAVGSAYALVRRRALGLASAIVAVVTATMFAQLYYAAQPTTWSPIFDAVRDMAALGAVLYLTVRVLLASYRLQREEKQRALENQIQEQLVAMRAQALRQTSHEVRTPLSTITAISETLLDGSTGDLNESQREFVQDIDDSAQHLLALVNDILDYAKAEAGMIRLAPQPVALAELVDQCVSMVSVRAKDEEISVTAQVDAELDEVVADPLRLRQILLNLLSNAIKYNSNGGSVIVQIRPDEKHMFRISVRDTGRGIAPEHMEHLFEPYYQAAIADQGIGTGLGLAIIKHLTELHGGTIDVESVVDTGTMFTIRLPREAEMSDEPAVERTLRPEDAVMKLDLAAV